Proteins encoded together in one Thermophilibacter immobilis window:
- the galE gene encoding UDP-glucose 4-epimerase GalE, which translates to MSEKIAPADTCVLVTGGAGFIGSHTVVELLQDGYQVVIVDDLSNASARVLDRIATIVGEQAAANLTFYEADVNDRETLTKIFDAHHIDRVIHFAGFKAVGQSVSMPIEYYANNIGSTLTLVDVMRVHGCTSIIFSSSATVYGDPDSLPLTEASPKKPATNPYGWTKWMIEQILTDLNTADPEWNVVLLRYFNPIGAHPSGLMGEDPKGIPNNLVPYVAQTAIGKLDAVHVFGDDYDTPDGTGVRDYIHVCDLATGHASALAWMNGRTGVEVFNLGTGRGTSVLEIIHAFGRACGKEIPYVIEARRAGDVTSNYADCSKAKAQMGWKARYDIDDMCHDSWRWQSTNPDGYEG; encoded by the coding sequence ATGAGCGAGAAGATCGCCCCCGCTGACACCTGCGTGCTTGTCACCGGCGGTGCCGGGTTCATCGGCAGCCACACGGTCGTCGAGCTGCTCCAGGATGGCTACCAGGTCGTCATCGTCGACGACCTCTCCAACGCATCCGCCAGGGTCCTCGACCGCATCGCGACCATCGTGGGCGAGCAGGCGGCGGCCAACCTCACCTTCTACGAGGCGGACGTCAACGACCGCGAGACTCTCACCAAGATCTTCGACGCCCACCACATCGACCGCGTGATTCACTTCGCGGGCTTCAAAGCCGTGGGCCAGTCCGTCTCCATGCCCATCGAGTACTACGCCAACAACATCGGCAGCACGCTCACCCTCGTGGACGTGATGCGCGTGCATGGCTGCACGTCCATCATCTTCTCGAGCTCCGCCACCGTCTACGGCGACCCTGACTCCCTGCCCCTCACCGAGGCCAGCCCCAAGAAGCCGGCGACCAACCCCTATGGCTGGACCAAGTGGATGATCGAGCAGATCCTCACCGACCTCAACACCGCCGACCCGGAGTGGAACGTCGTGCTCTTGCGCTACTTTAACCCCATCGGAGCGCATCCCTCGGGGCTCATGGGCGAGGACCCCAAGGGCATCCCCAACAACCTCGTGCCCTACGTCGCCCAGACCGCCATTGGCAAGCTCGACGCCGTCCACGTCTTTGGAGACGACTACGACACGCCCGACGGCACCGGCGTGCGCGACTACATCCACGTCTGCGACCTTGCCACGGGTCATGCCTCCGCGCTCGCCTGGATGAACGGCCGCACCGGCGTGGAGGTCTTCAACCTGGGCACCGGTCGCGGCACCTCGGTCCTCGAGATCATCCACGCCTTCGGCCGCGCCTGCGGCAAGGAGATTCCCTACGTCATCGAGGCCCGCCGCGCGGGCGACGTCACGTCGAACTACGCCGACTGCTCCAAGGCCAAGGCTCAGATGGGCTGGAAGGCGCGCTACGACATCGACGACATGTGCCACGACTCCTGGAGATGGCAGTCCACGAACCCCGACGGCTACGAGGGATAG